One segment of Fusarium falciforme chromosome 13, complete sequence DNA contains the following:
- a CDS encoding Rhodanese domain-containing protein — translation MASNESKAQRLWFEAYPPPKNLQSKTVTREELRQWILEGQKPGKDFILVDVRRDDHEGGTIRGAINLPAQSVYPSVPTLYALFKAAGVKKMVWTCTTSRKRGNQVAGWFADFITGKGDSDIESYALFEGVLGWATAGKEFTDLMEEYDEDVWRRDPSKH, via the exons ATGGCTTCCAACGAGTCGAAAGCACAACGTCTTTGGTTCGAAGCGTATCCGCCGCCGAAGAATCTCCAGTCCAAGACCGTGACAAGAGAGGAGCTTCGCCAATGGATTCTCGAGGGGCAGAAACCAGGCAAAGACTTCATTCTTGTCGACGTCCGCCGCGATGATCACGAG GGCGGGACGATAAGAGGCGCAATTAATCTCCCAGCGCAGAGCGTATACCCATCCGTCCCGACCCTGTACGCGTTGTTTAAAGCAGCAGGGGTTAAGAAGATGGTATGGACATGCA CAACGTCTCGCAAGCGAGGCAACCAGGTTGCTGGGTGGTTTGCAGACTTCATCACAGGGAAGGGTGATTCGGACATCGAGAGTTATGCGCTTTTTGAGGGGGTCCTTGGCTGGGCTACCGCTGGCAAAGAGTTTACGGACCTGATGGAGGAATACGACGAGGACGTTTGGCGCAGAGACCCTTCGAAGCACTAG
- a CDS encoding Solute carrier family 40 protein: protein MQSDSPIDEERIYEERSPLLAHSEDVHHPPDHRVPVSIARRLYLSHFLSTWNSRVFEFGAVLYIAIIFPGTLMPMSVYAVVRGLSAIAFAPAVGLYIDTGNRLQVIRVSIVFQRVVVAASCAIFYVLLKGLPAGSPVGLGLLVVATLFACMEKLCSIMNLVSVEKDWVVVVAEKDPEALRTINAQMRRIDLLCKLLGPLFIALIDGYSSEAAIVVNFAMNAASVVVEYFAIARVYWEVPELQRPKQEHQPSIQFDSSQDSHGLAGGSWQRLKVVATRSATDFAFYFNHRAFLPSFAGAILYLTVLSFAGQMVTYLLSAGYSSIQIGIARTLSVVFEILATWFAPWLMGRIGAVRAGLWLSTCQVITLAAGFAVFWIFEDKSLLSATGLVVGTILSRLGLRGFDLCIQLIVQENVEAESRGAFSSVEAAWQNAFELLSYASTILFYRPDEFKWPSLLSVAAVTSANVAYTIYVYLQKEENDQLFVIKYFGSGVIIATAFIHLLAPSIAALYSPCLNPDSVITQYPWPEGICLMTVFVMFFVELCISHHKPSGTDQDRGFHSGGGRDPAPDLMKGRDQENEAELGTTESENLDTDKSNELAAHLGTLFILEFGIIFHSILIGITLAVSGEEFTVLYVVLVFHQTFEGLGLGSRLAIAAWPSGKEWLPYLLSAIYALSTPVAIAAGLGVRNSITPGTHSSLVVMGVFDAISAGILLYTGLISLIAYDFFTGSASKDQSGMRFMAFGCMCVGAGIMALLGYWA, encoded by the exons ATGCAGTCAGACTCGCCAATTGACGAAGAGCGCATCTATGAGGAGCGCTCGCCGCTCCTTGCGCACAGCGAGGAtgttcatcatcctccagaCCATCGTGTCCCAGTTTCGATAGCACGGCGACTCTATTTATCGCATTTCTTGTCGACATGGAACTCGCGCGTTTTCGAGTTCGGCGCCGTTCTGTATATAGCCATCATATTCCCCGGCACGCTTATGCCCATGTCTGTGTATGCAGTCGTGCGTGGACTGTCTGCTATTGCTTTTGCGCCGGCGGTTGGCTTGTACATTGATACTGGTAATCGTCTGCAGGTCATTCGAGTGTCCATTG TCTTTCAGagagtcgtcgtcgctgcctCCTGTGCCATCTTCTACGTCCTCCTTAAGGGCCTTCCCGCCGGCTCTCCTGTAGGACTCGGGCTACTTGTCGTCGCCACATTGTTCGCCTGCATGGAGAAGCTTTGCTCTATAATGAATCTCGTGTCGGTCGAGAAGGACTGG GTGGTAGTGGTTGCAGAGAAAGACCCAGAGGCCCTTCGAACCATCAATGCACAAATGCGACGCATCGATTTGCTCTGCAAACTACTCGGTCCCCTCTTCATCGCCTTGATAGATGGCTATTCCTCCGAGGCagccatcgtcgtcaatTTCGCCATGAATGCAGCCTCAGTAGTCGTCGAGTACTTCGCCATCGCTAGAGTTTACTGGGAGGTCCCAGAATTACAGAGGCCCAAACAGGAGCATCAGCCATCAATTCAGTTCGACTCGTCGCAGGATTCTCATGGCTTGGCTGGGGGAAGCTGGCAACGGCTCAAGGTTGTTGCCACCAGGTCTGCCACCGACTTCGCTTTTTACTTTAACCACCGCGCCTTTCTTCCGTCTTTTGCTGGCGCCATACTCTACCTCACGGTGCTTAGCTTTGCTGGCCAAATGGTTACATATCTTCTATCTGCTGGCTATAGCTCGATACAGATCGGTATTGCCCGAACGCTCAGCGTTGTCTTCGAGATCCTAGCAACATGGTTTGCGCCTTGGCTCATGGGCCGGATTGGCGCTGTAAGAGCTGGTCTCTGGCTCAGTACCTGCCAGGTTATCACGCTGGCCGCTGGCTTTGCTGTGTTTTGGATTTTTGAGGATAAGTCCCTCCTCTCGGCCACTGGCTTAGTTGTGGGAACCATATTGAGTCGTCTGGGCCTACGTGGGTTTGATCTCTGCATTCAACTCATCGTCCAAGAG AAtgtcgaggccgagagcCGCGGTGCGTTTTCCTCTGTTGAGGCTGCTTGGCAAAATGCCTTCGAGCTTCTCTCATATGCCTCAACTATCCTTTTCTACCGTCCCGATGAATTCAAGTGGCCGTCACTTCTTTCTGTTGCGGCCGTCACTTCAGCGAATGTAGCATACACGATATATGTCTACCTCC AAAAGGAGGAAAACGACCAACTCTTCGTCATCAAGTACTTTGGTTCCGGTGTCATCATCGCTACGGCCTTCATCCATCTCCTGGCCCCGTCCATCGCCGCACTATATTCGCCATGTCTCAACCCCGACAGCGTCATCACCCAATATCCTTGGCCGGAAGGAATCTGCCTTATGACCGTCTTCGTTATGTTTTTTGTGGAGCTATGCATCTCCCACCATAAGCCTTCAGGCACTGACCAAGATCGTGGTTTTCATAGTGGCGGTGGCAGAGACCCAGCTCCGGACTTGATGAAGGGGAGAGATCAGGAGAATGAAGCTGAGCTTGGCACAACAG AAAGTGAGAATCTCGATACAGACAAGTCAAACGAACTCGCTGCTCACTTGGGCACTCTGTTTATACTCGAATTTGGCATCATTTTCCATTCTATCCTCATTGGCATAACCCTTGCCGTCTCTGGAGAGGAGTTTACCGTCCTCTATGTCGTACTGGTCTTCCACCAGACCTTCGAGGGTCTCGGCCTAGGCTCCCGGCTTGCCATCGCTGCTTGGCCATCAGGCAAGGAGTGGTTGCCCTATCTTCTCAGTGCAATATACGCACTCTCTACCCCTGTTGCTATCGCTGCTGGGCTTGGCGTACGCAACTCGATCACGCCTGGTACACATTCGTCTCTGGTGGTAATGGGTGTTTTCGATGCCATCTCGGCTGGGATTCTGCTCTATACAGGACTCATCAGCCTGATCGCCTACGATTTCTTCACGGGCAGTGCGAGCAAGGACCAGAGCGGGATGAGGTTCATGGCTTTCGGATGCATGTGTGTGGGGGCAGGcatcatggccttgttggGCTACTGGGCTTAA
- a CDS encoding Zn(2)-C6 fungal-type domain-containing protein produces MSMMTRLKRSNDLTHSVRGGMCAYKAQTLLTLIAWKASLESLQTVLMLQIYRTSTGEWEDAVTLHSIACRMVCSLGGHFYQATKYNAPSVSSVERQSWHTRILFWLSYIFDKDISLRSGQPPLLTEEYCDLTPPESYTNRYDCQSGLSQDYNSENCTSDGFTPYFLGDLGLSYIKEKTCHLLYSPTAFKVDDTQLLLHIRHLDTELESWRASIPMGYRPKLSIPPGCLIFDAAMSSWQRMKCFHLQLEYHCLMTAIHTTVRRCGAVYAEAPNLPDDLHSVFHSSSDLSLEASRSTLALLKSHINVLEDEVFWRVAFYPFVAAMSLFMNILIHPLDPQVQIDLEILASTISIFQNVPVQALTSDETEYIKEMNNFVTELVRLGNCALWKARREEKEETGQPASRS; encoded by the exons ATGTCCATGATGACGCGGCTGAAACGGTCGAATGATCTCACTCATTCTGTTCGGGGAGGCATGTGCGCATACAAGGCACAGACTCTCTTGACGTTGATTGCCTGGAAAGCAAGCCTAGAGAGCCTGCAGACAGTGCTCATGCTG CAAATCTACCGAACATCGACTGGCGAATGGGAGGATGCTGTTACGCTTCACTCAATTGCCTGTCGCATGGTCTGCAGTCTTGGTGGACATTTCTATCAGGCCACCAAATACAACGCCCCTTCAGTGTCCTCCGTTGAACGCCAGAGCTGGCATACCAGAATACTCTTCTGGTTGTCGTATATCTTTGACAAAGATATATCGCTTCGATCTGGGCAGCCTCCTTTGCTCACTGAGGAATATTGCGACTTGACCCCTCCCGAGAGTTACACAAACCGATATGATTGTCAATCTGGTCTCAGTCAAGACTATAACAGCGAGAACTGTACTTCCGACGGATTCACCCCTTATTTCCTGGGAGATCTTGGCCTGAGCTATATAAAGGAAAAGACATGCCACCTCCTATACTCTCCTACAGCCTTCAAGGTCGACGATACCCAACTCCTCCTTCATATTCGTCACTTGGATACTGAGCTTGAAAGTTGGCGAGCGTCTATCCCGATGGGGTATCGGCCGAAGCTATCAATCCCACCCGGTTGTCTAATATTTGATGCTGCAATGAGCTCCTGGCAGCGTATGAAATGCTTTCATCTGCAACTGGAATATCACTGCCTCATGACGGCTATTCACACGACAGTGAGGAGATGTGGTGCTGTATATGCCGAAGCTCCGAATCTGCCTGATGATCTTCATAGCGTCTTCCACTCAAGCAGTGACCTTTCTTTGGAAGCTAGTCGTTCGACCTTGGCGCTGCTCAAAAGCCATATCAACGTGCTAGAAGATGAGGTGTTCTG GCGCGTCGCTTTCTATCCCTTTGTGGCGGCCATGTCCTTGTTCATGAACATTCTAATTCACCCTCTGGACCCCCAAGTACAGATTGATCTGGAGATCTTGGCATCGACTATCTCCATATTCCAGAACGTTCCGGTGCAAGCTTTGACTAGCGATGAGACTGAGTACATCAAGGAGATGAATAATTTTGTAACAGAGCTTGTACGTCTTGGCAATTGTGCTTTGTGGAAGgcaagaagagaggaaaaGGAGGAAACAGGGCAGCCTGCATCGAGATCGTAG
- a CDS encoding N-acetyltransferase domain-containing protein — translation MTISGELWTSSAPEATGRQLVQLPPSVIDALGNGDLKPARDLSTQALTPYLITDECRSVWRMRSAQIKVDPQEAVWVTRIVVDSDTGAILGLAGYHGKPNLDGMVEVGYAIDPLYRRQGHARAALKILLDVASNDPRVKVVRATVQPDNLPSRKLINHYGFHEVGEQWDEEDGLEVILEISILKNMSCPG, via the coding sequence ATGACCATCTCAGGAGAACTATGGACATCATCAGCACCCGAGGCGACTGGGCGACAACTGGTACAGCTCCCGCCCTCTGTCATAGACGCTCTCGGCAATGGGGATCTGAAACCTGCCCGTGACCTATCCACTCAAGCACTAACGCCTTATCTCATCACCGACGAGTGCCGCAGTGTATGGAGGATGCGGAGCGCCCAGATCAAGGTTGACCCTCAAGAAGCTGTTTGGGTGACTCGGATTGTTGTGGACTCGGACACTGGGGCTATCCTTGGGCTAGCAGGGTATCACGGGAAGCCCAATCTCGACGGTATGGTCGAGGTTGGTTACGCAATAGATCCTTTGTATCGCCGTCAAGGTCATGCCCGGGCCGCTCTTAAAATTCTCCTCGATGTTGCTTCAAACGACCCGCGCGTTAAAGTGGTCCGGGCTACAGTTCAGCCAGACAACCTCCCCTCCAGAAAGTTGATTAATCACTATGGTTTTCACGAAGTGGGTGAGCAAtgggatgaggaagacggcTTAGAGGTAATCCTGGAAATCTCTATTTTGAAAAACATGTCTTGTCCTGGCTAG